A genomic window from Glycine soja cultivar W05 chromosome 10, ASM419377v2, whole genome shotgun sequence includes:
- the LOC114371365 gene encoding agamous-like MADS-box protein AGL62: protein MFSSGNRVFSFGSPSVDSVVQRYKTQGPPPLLTLDLNKVHSTVDEVDLHTHLHCLSNQIAIEKKRTKDLNHLAKAAEDQFWWARPIESMTDSQLDKYKKMLEEFKRQLKEKRGNLN, encoded by the coding sequence ATGTTCTCATCCGGTAATCGAGTATTTTCGTTTGGAAGTCCCAGTGTTGATTCTGTTGTCCAACGCTATAAGACACAGGGCCCACCTCCCCTCCTTACCTTGGACCTCAACAAGGTGCACTCCACTGTGGACGAAGTTGATCTCCACACACACCTCCACTGCTTGTCCAACCAAATTGCTATTGAGAAGAAGCGCACAAAGGATTTAAATCATTTAGCGAAGGCTGCAGAGGATCAATTCTGGTGGGCTAGGCCTATTGAAAGCATGACCGATTCCCAACTTGACAAGTATAAGAAGATGTTAGAGGAGTTTAAGAGACAACTCAAAGAAAAACGTGGGAACCTCAACTGA
- the LOC114371367 gene encoding NAD(P)H dehydrogenase (quinone) FQR1-like: MAQNDAWVDNHREDAEPNSPPRRFPLSLFGLRRLCRTRIAKPTTERSARESGLLKYVLDRVHLGYQPGGMAQHVLFGARMFNFESTRGGSPYGAGVFAGDGTRQASDMELELAEYHGKYI; this comes from the exons ATGGCCCAGAAC gatgcatgggttgataatCATAGAGAGGATGCTGAGCCAAATAGtccgccaaggcgcttccctttatcgctTTTTGGGTTACGTAGACTATgtcgaactcggatagcaaaacctACCACCGAGCGATCCGCCCGTGAGAGCGGGCTTCTCAAATATGTACTTGATCGAGTCCATCTTGGATACcagccaggtggtatggctcagcatgtact CTTTGGTGCTagaatgttcaattttgagtccACAAGAGGAGGATCTCCATATGGTGCTGGAGTTTTTGCTGGAGATGGTACAAGACAAGCAAGTGACATGGAGCTGGAGCTTGCAGAGTATCATGGCAAGTATATATGA
- the LOC114371368 gene encoding uncharacterized protein LOC114371368: MVAAIGQYEPHFPIPSYHDIRVPLLKKEVEYTENLIKGHREQWVKNGCTIMSDAWTDRKQRCIINFFINSQVGTMFLKSVDGSDFVKTGEKIFELLDATWKEVGEENVVQVVTDNGSNYVLAGKLLEEKRKHTYWTPCAAHCIDLMLEDIGKLPLIRKTIRRAINLVGFIYAYSSTLSLLRNFTNKRELVRHAITRFATSYLTLERLHKEKANIRKMFTSDEWTLNKLSKELKGKEAAKVVLMPFFLE; encoded by the coding sequence ATGGTTGCAGCCATTGGTCAATATGAGCCACATTTTCCCATTCCTAGCTATCATGACATCAGAGTTCCACTCCTGAAGAAGGAAGTTGAATATactgaaaatttgataaaaggCCACAGGGAGCAATGGGTTAAGAATGGTTGTACTATTATGTCTGATGCATGGACTGATCGGAAACAAAGatgcatcattaatttttttattaactctcAAGTTGGTACCATGTTTTTGAAGTCTGTTGATGGCTCTGATTTTGTAAAGACGGGTGAAAAGATTTTTGAGTTGCTTGATGCCACTTGGAAGGAAGTTGGAGAAGAGAATGTTGTTCAAGTTGTAACCGATAATGGGAGCAACTATGTTTTAGCGGGTAAGTTGTTGGAGGAGAAAAGGAAACATACTTATTGGACTCCTTGTGCAGCTCATTGTATTGATTTGATGCTTGAAGATATTGGGAAACTTCCCTTGATAAGGAAGACAATTAGAAGGGCAATTAATCTAGTTGGGTTTATCTATGCCTATTCTAGTACCTTAAGTTTGTTGAGAAATTTTACAAACAAGAGGGAATTGGTGAGACATGCTATTACTAGATTTGCCACTTCTTATCTAACCTTAGAAAGGCTCCACAAAGAGAAAGCCAATATTAGAAAGATGTTTACTTCTGATGAATGGACTTTGAACAAGCTATCTAAGGAGCTTAAGGGAAAAGAAGCTGCAAAGGTAGTGCTCatgcctttttttttggaatag